Proteins from a single region of Starkeya sp. ORNL1:
- a CDS encoding DUF305 domain-containing protein: MRHRRLARSALIALAAALAISGARADDITPKDPTATKTAAEAPFLAENATAMDRMMADMDVKPTGDVDADFVAMMIPHHQGAIDMAQAVLRYGKNEQIRRIAQEIVVEQQQEIAAMRLALGQPLPPSLPALTQTAPAQGGPTPAHDHSAMSHMGASNASDMDASDVDASDMGASMSPTMQMK, encoded by the coding sequence ATGCGTCATCGCCGTCTCGCGCGTTCAGCGCTGATCGCCCTTGCCGCCGCATTGGCGATATCTGGCGCGCGGGCTGACGACATCACGCCAAAGGACCCGACGGCAACGAAGACCGCCGCCGAAGCCCCGTTCCTTGCCGAGAACGCCACCGCCATGGACCGGATGATGGCGGACATGGACGTCAAGCCGACCGGCGACGTCGATGCCGATTTCGTCGCCATGATGATCCCGCATCACCAGGGCGCCATCGACATGGCGCAGGCGGTGCTGCGCTACGGCAAGAACGAGCAGATCCGGCGCATCGCGCAGGAGATCGTGGTCGAGCAGCAGCAGGAGATCGCGGCGATGCGCCTCGCGCTCGGCCAGCCTCTGCCACCTTCATTGCCGGCACTCACCCAGACCGCGCCCGCGCAAGGCGGTCCTACCCCCGCACACGATCATTCCGCGATGTCGCACATGGGCGCGTCCAATGCGTCCGACATGGATGCGTCCGACGTGGATGCGTCCGACATGGGCGCTTCGATGTCGCCGACCATGCAGATGAAGTAG
- a CDS encoding YncE family protein, with translation MKSRLMTGLLAGCMLICALPAVAGQAPFAASAPDIPLSSHDRVYAAEQFSNTVSVTDPASNKLLGVIRLGDPQPGNFSPLYKGQVLVHGMGFSPDRTTIAVVSIGSNSVTFIDTATNAVKHTTYVGRSPHEAFFTPDGKEVWVTVRGEDYVAVLDGTTYEEKTRIKLPNGPGMQIFSPDGTYGYVCSSFTPETDVIRVADHQIVGKVKQDSPFCPNIAASPDGKQVWFTLKDVGHTQVFNAQPPFELIKTLDTGPISNHVNLVHNANGTFAYVTVGGINVVKVFRTDTFEQVATIPVGNLPHGIWPSGDGSRVYVGLENADALAAIDTLTNTVVATIPIGQAPQAVTYVPGAVPNGDGMANLQPLGLAGQTAHLLLDPATGAVDKAPTSVSLFDQGLIQVLQASVTGLQPKTPYVLALAGEMDGSGPLQPLAAFMTNPAGSAIVNATGPIRQIVQSDSSDQLRVLVIAEGTAAAPGTVVQRQGAMPTLGLNGSMQ, from the coding sequence ATGAAGAGCCGCCTCATGACCGGCCTGCTGGCCGGTTGCATGCTCATTTGCGCTTTGCCGGCCGTTGCCGGGCAGGCGCCCTTTGCCGCTTCTGCCCCGGACATCCCTCTCAGCAGCCACGACCGCGTCTATGCGGCCGAGCAGTTCTCCAACACCGTGTCCGTCACCGATCCCGCCTCCAACAAGCTGCTCGGCGTGATCCGGCTCGGCGATCCGCAGCCCGGCAATTTCAGCCCGCTCTACAAGGGCCAGGTGCTGGTCCACGGCATGGGCTTCTCGCCCGACCGCACGACCATCGCCGTGGTCTCGATCGGCTCGAACTCCGTCACCTTCATCGACACCGCCACCAATGCGGTGAAGCACACCACCTATGTCGGCCGCTCGCCGCACGAGGCGTTCTTCACCCCCGACGGCAAGGAAGTGTGGGTGACGGTGCGCGGCGAGGATTACGTCGCCGTGCTCGACGGCACGACTTACGAGGAGAAGACCCGCATCAAGCTGCCCAACGGCCCGGGCATGCAGATCTTCTCGCCGGACGGCACCTACGGCTATGTCTGCTCGTCCTTCACGCCGGAGACCGATGTCATCCGCGTCGCCGACCACCAGATCGTCGGCAAGGTGAAGCAGGATAGCCCGTTCTGCCCGAACATCGCCGCCTCGCCGGACGGCAAGCAGGTGTGGTTCACGCTGAAGGATGTCGGCCACACCCAGGTGTTCAATGCGCAGCCGCCGTTCGAGTTGATCAAGACGCTCGATACCGGCCCGATCAGCAACCATGTGAACCTCGTCCACAACGCCAACGGCACCTTCGCCTATGTGACCGTCGGCGGGATCAATGTGGTGAAGGTGTTCCGCACCGACACGTTCGAGCAGGTCGCGACCATCCCGGTCGGCAACCTGCCGCACGGCATCTGGCCGTCGGGCGATGGCAGCCGGGTCTATGTCGGGCTGGAGAATGCCGACGCGCTCGCTGCGATCGACACCCTGACCAATACGGTGGTTGCCACCATCCCGATCGGGCAGGCGCCGCAGGCGGTGACCTATGTGCCCGGCGCGGTACCGAACGGCGACGGCATGGCGAATCTCCAGCCGCTCGGCCTCGCCGGCCAGACCGCCCACCTCCTGCTCGACCCGGCGACCGGCGCTGTCGACAAGGCGCCGACCAGCGTCTCGCTGTTCGACCAGGGCCTGATCCAGGTGCTGCAGGCCTCCGTCACCGGATTGCAGCCAAAGACGCCCTATGTGCTTGCGCTGGCCGGCGAGATGGATGGCAGCGGCCCGCTGCAGCCGCTGGCGGCCTTCATGACCAATCCTGCCGGCTCCGCCATCGTCAATGCCACCGGCCCGATCCGGCAGATCGTGCAAAGCGACAGCAGCGACCAGTTGCGCGTCCTTGTCATCGCCGAGGGCACCGCCGCGGCGCCCGGCACGGTGGTGCAGCGCCAGGGAGCGATGCCGACCCTCGGGCTGAACGGCTCGATGCAATGA
- a CDS encoding sigma-70 family RNA polymerase sigma factor — MTTDMVSLIEPLIPPLRRYARALLRDRTAADDLVQDCLERAIGRWHQRRSDGDPRTWMFTILHNLAMTRLSRATNRYFVAFEEADESALAHPPSQEEGLRYRELLAALARLPEEQRSVLLLVTVEDISYAETAKVLDIPVGTVMSRLSRAREKLLKMMSEEPKRDVAAPARLRRVK; from the coding sequence ATGACGACCGACATGGTCAGTCTCATCGAGCCGCTGATCCCACCATTGCGCCGCTATGCGCGTGCGTTGCTGCGCGACCGCACGGCGGCGGACGATCTGGTGCAGGACTGTCTCGAACGCGCCATCGGCCGCTGGCACCAGCGCCGCTCGGACGGCGATCCGCGCACCTGGATGTTCACCATCCTGCACAACCTGGCCATGACCCGCCTGAGCCGCGCCACCAATCGCTATTTCGTCGCCTTCGAGGAAGCGGACGAGAGTGCCCTCGCCCACCCTCCCTCGCAGGAGGAGGGGCTGCGCTACCGCGAATTGCTTGCGGCGCTGGCCCGACTGCCGGAAGAACAACGCAGCGTGCTGTTGCTGGTCACCGTGGAGGACATCTCCTATGCCGAGACCGCCAAGGTGCTCGACATTCCAGTCGGCACCGTGATGTCGCGCCTGTCGCGCGCCCGGGAGAAGCTGCTGAAGATGATGTCGGAAGAGCCGAAGCGGGACGTGGCTGCGCCGGCGCGGCTGCGGAGAGTGAAATGA
- a CDS encoding anti-sigma factor: MTGRLVTDDDLNGFVDQELDPVRQAEVASYLDAHPEAARRIAGYRKQRDLLRAALAPVVEEPVPPEFNLAAMIEARKRPPALPRWAMVAAVALFCVGAGGGWTLRGRSEPPSSGIAALAREAAESYAVYAPDRVRPVEMRAAERTQFVDWASRRLGHTLRVPDLAASGYRFMGGRVVATPHGPAALFMYDDDHGTRLVMLARLMATEQDAPMAPHAQDGVNGYAWADNGVGYSLVGPPTPEVLHPIADEVRRQLGSDV, from the coding sequence ATGACGGGCCGCCTGGTCACCGACGACGACCTCAATGGCTTCGTCGACCAGGAACTCGATCCGGTGCGGCAGGCCGAGGTCGCCAGCTATCTCGACGCCCATCCTGAGGCGGCGCGGCGCATCGCTGGCTATCGCAAGCAGCGCGACTTGCTGCGCGCCGCCCTTGCGCCGGTGGTCGAGGAACCGGTGCCGCCGGAGTTCAATCTCGCCGCCATGATCGAAGCCCGAAAGCGCCCTCCCGCCCTACCGCGCTGGGCGATGGTGGCGGCCGTCGCGCTGTTCTGCGTTGGTGCCGGCGGCGGCTGGACGCTGCGCGGGCGCAGCGAACCCCCTTCCAGCGGCATTGCCGCGCTCGCCCGCGAGGCGGCGGAGAGCTATGCGGTCTATGCGCCCGACCGTGTCCGCCCGGTGGAGATGCGGGCGGCGGAGCGCACGCAGTTCGTCGACTGGGCGTCACGGCGGCTCGGCCATACCCTCCGGGTGCCCGACCTCGCCGCTTCCGGCTATCGCTTCATGGGCGGGCGCGTCGTCGCCACCCCCCATGGCCCGGCGGCGCTGTTCATGTATGACGACGACCACGGCACCCGGCTGGTGATGCTGGCCCGTCTGATGGCGACCGAGCAGGACGCGCCGATGGCGCCGCACGCGCAGGACGGCGTCAATGGCTATGCCTGGGCCGATAACGGCGTCGGCTACAGCCTGGTCGGGCCACCCACGCCCGAAGTGCTACACCCCATTGCCGACGAAGTGCGCCGCCAGCTTGGCAGCGACGTCTGA
- the copC gene encoding copper homeostasis periplasmic binding protein CopC has translation MMKPTIAVLALAGSLLSAGEACAHAHLQAETPAADAVVTSAPAALSLGFSEGLEIGLSGVSLKAADGHIVPTGTATLAPGDDKQISVPLNGALAAGAYTVEWHALSKDGHTTHGIYHFTVSP, from the coding sequence ATGATGAAGCCGACCATTGCCGTGCTCGCCTTGGCGGGGAGCCTGCTCTCTGCCGGCGAGGCCTGCGCCCATGCCCATTTGCAGGCCGAGACGCCCGCCGCCGACGCCGTCGTGACCAGCGCGCCGGCCGCGCTGTCGCTCGGCTTCTCGGAAGGCCTTGAGATCGGTCTCAGCGGCGTCTCGCTGAAGGCCGCGGACGGCCATATCGTGCCGACCGGCACCGCCACGCTCGCGCCGGGCGATGACAAGCAGATAAGCGTCCCGCTGAATGGCGCGCTCGCCGCCGGCGCCTATACCGTCGAGTGGCACGCGCTCTCCAAGGATGGGCACACCACGCACGGCATTTATCACTTCACCGTCTCGCCTTGA
- the copD gene encoding copper homeostasis membrane protein CopD, which translates to MIDPQTALALCRLCFYAGVIATYGAGAFTAWLAPGRLGRQLALASTGPVNAAALLALGSTIAWLPLEAATIGSWQSALDSGTLSVLLFGTAIGSVWLVRLVLALALAASLLWPSADRVRTALAALLLASLALGGHAAMDGDTPRGVVHVLNHAVHLLSGGFWLGSLLLLPACLTRLRDPAECKEAAVALRRFSRAGHVAVALVIASGVVNTFLVLGRWPLDPGSPYQMLLAAKIVLVAGMTGLALVNRYVFVPDIRKQPDRAIVRIRAGTYAELALGAGVLILVAFFGLLDPAG; encoded by the coding sequence TTGATCGATCCGCAGACCGCACTGGCGTTGTGCCGGCTGTGTTTCTACGCCGGGGTCATCGCGACCTATGGCGCCGGCGCATTCACGGCCTGGCTCGCGCCGGGGCGGCTCGGCCGGCAGCTGGCCCTTGCCTCGACCGGGCCTGTCAATGCCGCAGCATTGCTTGCGCTGGGCTCCACCATTGCCTGGCTGCCGCTGGAGGCCGCCACCATCGGATCCTGGCAAAGCGCGCTGGATAGCGGGACGCTCTCGGTCCTGCTGTTCGGCACCGCGATCGGCAGCGTCTGGCTGGTCCGGCTGGTGCTTGCCCTGGCGCTGGCGGCGAGCCTGCTGTGGCCCTCGGCCGATAGGGTCCGCACCGCCCTCGCCGCGTTGCTGCTCGCCAGCCTTGCCCTTGGCGGCCACGCCGCCATGGACGGCGACACGCCACGCGGTGTGGTCCACGTCCTCAATCATGCGGTTCATCTGCTGTCGGGCGGCTTCTGGCTCGGCTCGCTATTGCTGCTACCGGCCTGCCTCACCCGCTTGCGCGACCCCGCCGAATGCAAGGAGGCCGCGGTGGCGCTGCGGCGCTTTTCCCGGGCCGGCCATGTCGCAGTGGCGCTGGTGATTGCGAGCGGGGTGGTCAACACGTTCCTGGTGCTGGGGCGCTGGCCGCTCGACCCCGGCTCGCCCTACCAGATGCTGCTGGCGGCCAAGATCGTGCTGGTCGCCGGCATGACCGGCCTCGCTCTGGTCAATCGCTATGTCTTCGTGCCGGACATAAGGAAACAGCCCGATCGTGCCATCGTCAGGATCCGCGCCGGCACCTATGCGGAACTCGCATTGGGCGCCGGCGTGCTGATCCTGGTCGCGTTCTTCGGGCTGCTCGATCCGGCGGGGTAG
- a CDS encoding efflux RND transporter periplasmic adaptor subunit translates to MSDLKNSDPETTGPENNDPVPEAVAPRRRGWSGPIFGLGVVLTLTCGLAFGARGYTMRQDQVAATAAHDRDLVPSVRVATVKASGDESVVTLPATTSAFAAANIFARASGYIDKRNVDIGDRVKAGELLAEITAPELDHQIAQAQATLAQNQAALHQAQANMELANVTNQRDTPLVKDGWVTKQQGDTDRLTLQAQQAAVGVAQANIVAQQALLQVLNQQKAYQSVVAPFDGVITQRNIDVGSLVQADTTTGTFMFTIMQADVIRTQVYVPQDEAFGVEPGIEAVIRVPELPGRTFPGKVTRIADAIQPDTRTLLTEVDVPNKDGALRPGTYGTVELHIPRKTPSLLVPAEAVVFNSQGVHVALIADGAVQLRKVSIARDLGTQVELSDGVKAGDEVVLNPSVDLAQGRKVQVRPETEAKPAVS, encoded by the coding sequence ATGAGCGACCTGAAAAACAGCGACCCTGAAACCACAGGCCCGGAGAACAACGACCCCGTTCCCGAGGCCGTGGCGCCCCGCCGCCGGGGCTGGAGCGGGCCGATATTCGGCCTTGGCGTGGTGCTGACCCTGACCTGCGGCCTCGCCTTCGGCGCGCGCGGCTACACCATGCGGCAGGACCAGGTGGCCGCGACCGCCGCCCATGACCGCGACCTGGTGCCCAGTGTCCGGGTGGCGACGGTGAAGGCCAGCGGCGACGAATCGGTGGTCACCCTGCCGGCCACCACCTCGGCTTTCGCAGCCGCCAATATCTTTGCGCGGGCCAGCGGCTATATCGACAAGCGTAATGTGGATATCGGCGATCGGGTGAAGGCCGGCGAGCTGCTGGCCGAGATTACCGCGCCCGAGCTCGACCACCAGATCGCCCAGGCACAGGCCACGTTGGCGCAGAACCAGGCCGCGCTGCACCAGGCGCAGGCGAACATGGAACTCGCCAATGTCACCAACCAGCGCGACACCCCGCTGGTGAAGGATGGCTGGGTGACGAAGCAGCAGGGCGACACCGACCGGCTGACCTTGCAGGCGCAGCAGGCTGCGGTCGGCGTGGCGCAGGCCAATATCGTCGCCCAGCAGGCGCTGCTCCAGGTGCTGAACCAGCAGAAGGCCTATCAGAGCGTGGTCGCGCCGTTCGACGGCGTCATCACCCAGCGCAACATCGATGTCGGCAGCCTGGTACAGGCCGACACCACCACCGGCACCTTCATGTTCACCATCATGCAGGCCGACGTGATCCGCACCCAGGTCTATGTGCCCCAGGACGAGGCGTTCGGCGTCGAGCCCGGCATCGAGGCGGTGATCCGCGTGCCGGAGCTGCCGGGCCGGACCTTCCCGGGCAAGGTGACGCGCATTGCCGATGCCATCCAGCCCGACACCCGCACCTTGCTGACCGAGGTCGACGTCCCCAACAAGGACGGCGCGCTCCGGCCCGGGACATACGGCACCGTCGAACTGCACATTCCGCGCAAGACGCCCTCGCTGCTGGTGCCGGCCGAGGCGGTGGTCTTCAACAGCCAGGGCGTGCATGTCGCGCTCATCGCCGACGGCGCGGTGCAATTGCGCAAGGTCTCGATCGCCCGTGACCTCGGCACGCAAGTGGAGCTGAGCGACGGCGTCAAGGCGGGCGACGAGGTGGTGCTCAACCCGTCCGTCGACCTCGCCCAGGGCCGCAAGGTCCAGGTGCGGCCAGAGACCGAGGCCAAGCCGGCGGTGAGCTGA
- a CDS encoding efflux RND transporter permease subunit, whose translation MGIVRFALRFPYTFYVLAALIVFLGATAIRATPTDIFPQIDIPVVTVIWQYTGLTTPEMEERVTTYSQYSISSNVNGIKDMEAQTLNGLSLTKIYFQPDVNLDLAIAQIVSATNAIRALMPPGIQPPIIVQFNASSVPVLQISLSSHTLNEQQLYDYGIYRVRQQLAPIPGITLPTPAGGKYRQIMVDIDPNKLLAKGLTPLDVVNAVNLQNLTLPAGTAKIGDTEYTVQTNATPATIADLNNIPIKVANGATVFVKDVGQVHDGWQVQQNIVREDGSHSVLLSIIKNGNASTLDVVNNVRAALKTLQATAPPGLEINALLDQSVFVKNSITGVLREAGIAAGLTALMILLFLGSWRSTIVVMVAIPLAILTSLVAMYFLGETLNTMTLGGLALAVGILVDDSTVTIENTHRLLTEERMPLPQATLHGAAGIAIPTLVSTLAICCVFTSVVFLDGPAKYLFTPLGLAVVFAMLASYGLSRTLTPIMIGLLLKGEHHGEPGAPSRGIFARFHAGFERVFEHMRSGYVGLLHVLLRRRVIVPVFAVAVLALGGVLSVYVGRDFFPAIDGGQIQLHIRAPAGTRIETTEQIFQAVEDKIRAVIPASERERIVDNIGLPARSYNLAFTDGSTIGPNDGVIFVELKEGHQPTADYIHKLRQLLPAAFPEDIFYFQPADIVTQILNFGLPSQIDVRTVGYDRVNNLKVANELRDRIAAIPGIADAHIQQEADSPALYADIDRTRAAQLGLNANSIANNLNVSLSSSEQVSPNFWTDPTSGIPYYIAVQTPQRELSSIGDLKSTPVSTTVSPNGDPIPGMLSNVATVKRESLPANANQSNIQPVYEVYASTEGRDLGSVSTEISKIVSQEQAKLAPGNNIQVLGQIQSMNSSFRNLGIGLLFAAVFVYLLMVTNYQNFSDPLVVILALPATFCGILTMLFITGTTLNVPSLMGAIMAVGVASANSILLVTFAREQQLAGKTALEAAIDAGHTRIRPVLMTAAAMIVGMLPMAIGGAGEEQNAALARAVVGGLLFATPATLFLVPYLFALLQTRRDGKAAHGVFEEDPT comes from the coding sequence ATGGGTATCGTCCGGTTCGCGCTCAGGTTCCCATATACATTCTACGTCCTTGCGGCACTCATTGTCTTTCTTGGCGCGACCGCGATTCGGGCGACGCCCACCGACATCTTCCCGCAGATCGACATCCCCGTGGTGACGGTGATCTGGCAGTACACCGGCCTCACCACGCCGGAAATGGAAGAGCGGGTCACCACCTACAGCCAGTATTCCATCAGCTCGAACGTCAACGGTATCAAGGACATGGAAGCGCAGACCCTGAACGGTCTGTCGCTCACCAAGATCTATTTCCAGCCCGACGTGAATCTCGATCTCGCCATCGCGCAGATCGTGTCGGCGACCAACGCCATCCGCGCGCTGATGCCGCCGGGCATCCAGCCGCCGATCATCGTCCAGTTCAACGCCTCGAGCGTGCCGGTGCTGCAGATCAGCCTGAGCTCGCACACGCTCAACGAACAGCAGCTCTATGATTACGGCATCTACCGCGTGCGACAGCAATTGGCGCCGATCCCCGGCATCACCTTGCCGACGCCGGCCGGCGGCAAGTATCGCCAGATCATGGTCGATATCGATCCGAACAAGCTGCTGGCGAAGGGACTGACGCCGCTCGACGTCGTCAACGCGGTCAATCTGCAGAACCTGACCCTGCCCGCGGGCACCGCGAAGATCGGCGACACCGAGTACACCGTCCAGACCAATGCGACGCCGGCGACGATCGCCGATCTCAACAACATCCCGATCAAGGTCGCCAACGGCGCGACCGTGTTCGTGAAGGATGTCGGCCAGGTCCATGATGGCTGGCAGGTGCAGCAGAACATCGTGCGCGAGGACGGCTCGCACTCGGTGCTGCTCAGCATCATCAAGAACGGCAACGCCTCGACGCTGGACGTCGTGAACAATGTGCGCGCGGCGCTCAAGACGCTGCAGGCCACCGCGCCGCCGGGCCTCGAGATCAACGCGCTGCTCGACCAGTCGGTGTTCGTGAAGAACTCGATCACCGGGGTGCTGCGCGAAGCCGGCATCGCGGCCGGGCTGACAGCGCTGATGATCCTACTGTTCCTCGGTTCCTGGCGCTCGACCATCGTGGTGATGGTGGCGATCCCGCTGGCGATCCTCACCTCGCTGGTGGCGATGTACTTCCTCGGCGAGACGCTCAACACCATGACGCTCGGCGGCCTCGCGCTCGCGGTCGGCATATTGGTCGACGATTCCACCGTCACCATCGAGAATACCCATCGCCTGCTCACCGAGGAGCGCATGCCGCTGCCGCAGGCGACGCTTCATGGCGCGGCGGGCATCGCCATCCCGACACTGGTGTCGACGCTCGCCATCTGCTGCGTCTTCACCTCGGTGGTGTTCCTCGACGGACCGGCGAAGTACCTGTTCACGCCGCTCGGCCTCGCCGTGGTGTTCGCGATGCTGGCCTCCTACGGCCTGTCGCGCACGCTGACCCCGATCATGATCGGCCTGCTGCTCAAGGGCGAGCACCATGGCGAGCCGGGCGCGCCGTCGCGCGGCATCTTTGCCCGTTTCCATGCCGGCTTCGAGCGGGTCTTCGAGCACATGCGCAGCGGCTATGTCGGCCTGCTCCATGTGCTGCTGCGGCGGCGCGTGATCGTGCCGGTGTTCGCAGTCGCCGTGCTGGCGCTTGGCGGGGTCCTTTCCGTCTATGTCGGACGGGACTTCTTCCCGGCCATCGATGGCGGGCAGATCCAGCTTCATATCCGGGCCCCGGCGGGCACGCGGATCGAGACCACCGAGCAGATCTTCCAGGCGGTCGAGGACAAGATCCGCGCGGTCATCCCGGCGAGCGAACGCGAGCGCATCGTCGACAATATCGGCCTGCCGGCGCGGTCCTATAATCTCGCCTTCACCGACGGCTCGACCATCGGCCCGAACGACGGCGTGATCTTCGTCGAGCTCAAGGAAGGCCACCAGCCGACGGCCGATTATATCCACAAGCTCCGCCAGTTGCTGCCGGCGGCGTTTCCGGAGGACATCTTCTATTTCCAGCCGGCCGACATCGTTACCCAGATCCTCAATTTCGGCCTGCCGTCGCAGATCGACGTGCGCACCGTCGGCTATGACCGGGTCAATAATCTCAAGGTCGCCAATGAATTGCGCGATCGTATCGCCGCCATTCCCGGCATTGCCGACGCCCATATCCAGCAGGAGGCGGACTCCCCGGCGCTCTATGCCGATATCGATCGCACGCGTGCCGCCCAGCTCGGGCTGAACGCCAACTCCATCGCCAACAACCTCAATGTGAGTCTCAGCTCGTCGGAGCAGGTGTCGCCGAACTTCTGGACCGACCCGACGTCCGGCATCCCCTATTACATCGCGGTCCAGACCCCCCAGCGCGAGCTGAGCTCGATCGGCGATCTCAAGAGCACGCCGGTTTCCACCACCGTCTCGCCGAACGGCGATCCGATACCCGGCATGCTCAGCAATGTCGCGACGGTGAAGCGCGAGAGCCTGCCGGCCAATGCCAACCAGAGCAATATCCAGCCGGTCTATGAGGTCTATGCCAGCACGGAAGGGCGCGATCTCGGCTCCGTGTCGACCGAGATCTCCAAGATCGTCAGCCAGGAGCAGGCCAAGCTCGCGCCGGGCAACAACATCCAGGTGCTCGGCCAGATCCAGAGCATGAACAGCTCGTTCCGCAATCTCGGCATCGGCCTGCTGTTCGCCGCGGTGTTCGTCTATCTGCTGATGGTCACCAACTACCAGAATTTCAGCGACCCGCTGGTGGTGATCCTGGCGTTGCCGGCGACCTTCTGCGGCATCCTCACCATGCTGTTCATCACCGGCACCACGCTGAACGTGCCCTCGCTGATGGGGGCGATCATGGCGGTGGGCGTGGCCTCGGCCAACTCGATCCTGCTCGTCACTTTCGCCCGCGAGCAGCAACTCGCCGGCAAGACCGCGCTCGAGGCGGCGATCGATGCCGGCCACACCCGTATCCGCCCGGTGCTTATGACGGCAGCGGCGATGATCGTCGGCATGCTGCCCATGGCGATCGGCGGGGCAGGGGAGGAGCAGAACGCTGCTCTCGCCCGTGCCGTCGTCGGCGGCCTGCTGTTCGCTACCCCCGCAACCCTGTTCCTGGTGCCGTATCTCTTCGCGCTGCTGCAGACGCGGCGCGACGGCAAGGCGGCCCATGGCGTGTTCGAAGAGGACCCCACATGA
- a CDS encoding AraC family transcriptional regulator: protein MVAYVEANLAEPISLADLAVVAGMSRMYFASQFRAATGLKPHDYVLRKRIERAQHLLSGTSEALVEVALAVGFQTQAHFTTVFKKLVGATPRRWRRQPRPLREERPPTVPVKTMPEPAFA from the coding sequence GTGGTCGCCTATGTCGAGGCCAACCTCGCCGAGCCGATTTCGCTAGCCGATCTCGCTGTCGTCGCAGGCATGAGCCGGATGTACTTCGCCAGCCAGTTCCGCGCCGCCACCGGCCTGAAGCCGCACGACTATGTGCTGCGCAAGCGCATCGAGCGCGCCCAGCATCTGCTGAGCGGCACCAGCGAGGCGCTGGTCGAGGTCGCGCTGGCCGTCGGCTTCCAGACCCAGGCCCATTTCACCACGGTCTTCAAGAAGCTGGTCGGCGCCACGCCGCGTCGCTGGCGGCGCCAGCCGCGCCCGCTCCGTGAGGAGAGGCCGCCCACCGTACCCGTCAAGACCATGCCTGAACCAGCCTTCGCCTGA